The Hemicordylus capensis ecotype Gifberg chromosome 5, rHemCap1.1.pri, whole genome shotgun sequence nucleotide sequence TTGGTTGGCTAGTCCTCAGCCTCTTTTCAAACCATTATTCCAGCAAGCTAGAACTTGGCTCAAAACAGAGAAGACAGTGGTTATTCAATTCTCAATACCCTAGCAAGTGTCCTGGAAATCAGGGGTCAGATCTGAGTTGTGTCTCTAAGGCAGACTTCAGCATGGAGGCTGCTCCACCCTGACAGACTTGGGGCGCATGTCTCACCCTTTGACATAACATTCGTTGGAATGGACCACAACCACCATTTTGGATTTCCCAGGCACAGGGAATTCAGATGCCAAGAGCTAGGAACTGGTAGTGGTGTGTAAGAAATGTTGATGGTTGACAGCGAAACACTGAGACGTGGTCCAAAGAATTGGGGAAACAAGAAtagatgtcccctgctaactgagccaagaggtaccttttaaaagtggtgattctctttattgagcagggggagagcaactggctctatccatccccagcacagcatccctccagtggctgctgttggtgtctttcttatgtttcttttttagactgtaagccctttggggacagggagccttatttatttatttatttatttatttatttatttatttatttatttatttatttatttatttatttatttgatagctGTGTAAGCTGCTtggggaacttttattgaaaagtggtatataaatatttgtcatatttgtatatgctttctttctttccatgatTGATTTGTTTGGTTAATTGTATATTAGTGCCTCTCCTTTCCCACCTGCTGCACAGAAATCCACTTTAGGTTCCCCCTCCAGAAATCTGTGAGTTCTACCTGTGAGGGGCTTCCTCATTTCCTTCAATAGAGATGCAGCTCCACACCCATTCTTTGTGTGTGCAAGGCTCTGTGTGTAAGGAAATGACTAGGAAAGCTTCTCTCACTTTATGAGTGCCGTGTGTGCAACTGTGACCAGGATCCGCTAGATTGGGGCACAGAAAAATGCTATATTTAGCTGCATTAAATGAAACAATTCAGTTGCTTGAACTATACTTTTAAAGTTAGTTCCTTCACCCTGCCACATGTGCGACCATACTTAATTCATTGGACGTAATCATAATGAATCCTTCAAGTCAAAAGACCTAATACATTTAATTCTAATATTAAATAATACGTAACCTTCTGATGGAACACTGTACTTAAGACAGCTAAGAAATTAGGCTACATCCATCTGTGATTTAATTCCATCaaagcagtggttttcaaactgctCTGGGGAAACCTGAAGTTCCTTACAAGCTTATCAGGTGTTCCTCTATGAGAAGATCAGCAACAGCTATCCTAAAGCAAATTGTGATCACCACTGCCAATTTCCGTCTGCAATGCATGGCTGCAGAGAGTATTGGGTGTATCTAGAACCCACTCCATCCACAGGGAGCAATGGAGAAGCTCAATGTGTACTCTTTAGTGCAGAGGTtcacaaccttgggtccccaggagtgttccctgtaacagggattccctgatgttattgactacaactcccataatccccagccaaaggccattgcaactggggatgacgAGAGTcattgtcaacaacatctggatatccctttaaagggaacactgcctggtccccagatgttgctggatgacaactcctagcatcccaaaggccattgtggctgaggacaaTGGGAATTGTTATCCAACAgtctcagaggaaggatgcctctaagtaccagttgcaggggagtaacagcaggagagagggcatgtcctcagctcttgcttgtgggcttcccaggggcatctggtgggccactgtgtgaaacaggatactggactacatgggccgtggacctgatccagcagggctgttcttatgttcttaacatcaaCTAGGGACCCCAATTTTTAAGAACCCGTACTCTAGGACATGCTCCAAAACACTCTGTAACATGAACTCACCCTTGGAAGATGAGTTGAGGTGGAGAGTGCTCCCTGAAAGCAGAAAGTCTGAAAACtattgcattaaaataaaattgaattaaTCCAGGAATTAATTTGTTCTATATTAGATGAAAAGAGACTACTTCCATCCTAAAGGGCGGGGCAGTTGGGGGGCTAAGGAGGAGAACCCCAATGAAGAAACATACAAACAACGCATACAGCAGCATCAATGTTCAGAGACTAGTTTTGTTTCTCAAGAACTACCGTCTCCAGTCCTCTCTTTGCGAGCGTGGATCATCTCTCTGGGAGCATGCTTTCGGTCAGTGACCAGACCCAGCCAAAACATAAAGTCAATGAACCACGTGGTTGGGTTGAATTTCAAGCCAAGCTCACTAGCTGAATAATCAAATGGGAAGGTGTGGTGGTAATTGTGAAAGCCTTCACCTGGAAAACAAAACCCAGAAGAAACAAAGAGAAGGATCAACagtaaatgggggtggggggtgaggtggggagagaaCAGAAGGGGGCACTCATGGGCAGCATTTCCCCTTTATTAACGGCACTAGCTAGAAGTGGACACAAGAGACGAGAGAGGACCTCAGCAGAATATGAGAAAGAGCTTGTGCTATTAAAAACCCATGATTGTCATATTTTAGAAATAAGGTTGGAACAATAAATTGGAATGAGCAGTTATTGCTGACTTCATTTTGATTTTAAAGGATTAAGACCGTATAAGGGCGATGAGATATGCTTTTCCATACTTCTGTTCagttgattgccttcagttctttagctgaaccatggtgtggagttgtatttaagaacaagacTCAGTCACCTTTGTATAGCTCTGAGGATGCTGTCTTACATCAAAACGTTTGCTATTTTGCTCCATCTGTGCTTtagttttttttttagtttttaaacttttggatgtttttaaaattttaaacttttaacttgcagttgcacattaaagaaggtcaatgaaaaaagcttttaaaggatttttaaattttaggaATTGTGCTCTGTAGAAATATGTGACCAATTTATTTATATCAGGTTAGTCATATATTGACACTATGGAACGTTCCTATGCATATAGATTTCTTTTAGGGCTAGCGCCTGATTAAAGACATGGTAATGGATTGGCAGGAAAtgatttgcctagcaagcataaggttgccagttcgaatccccgctggtcacctatattgggcagcagcgatataggaagatgctgaaaggcatcatctcatactgtgagggagagggcaattataaacccctcctgtattctacccaagacaactacaggactctgtggtcaccaggagtcgacacagacttgacggcacactttactttacctaatGAATTAATCATGTGAAATGTAATTGACAGTTAATGAGATCTGCAGACTTTTGCTTACTAATAGGACATTTGGAAGGGGGAAAATATACCTTTTGGCTTTAGAGAATGCATATACTAGAGCAGTTTATACAATCACCATtaggggtaggagaagcctccttccCTCATTCAGGACAGGAGCCCTGCACATTTCTGATTTTTAACTgtatgtcagttaaaaacaagatcAGAAGTGGGGAACGTGATCACAagctaagccccagctgagtAGAATGAGCAAGTAGAGGTAGAAAGAACCTCTTGAGGTAGAAAGAAAAACCATCCTACCAAGATGGGACTTAGCtcatgatcaagctccccacttccaaccttgttgtttttaactcacacaaaattgaaaattgggaacacatggGGCTTCTGAAttagggaaggaagctcctccaaTCTTAATGTTGagtatgtgaactgccctaaggCGTCACCacaggcaccatcttagaagacTAGTTCCTCCTGCATGGGCCATAgcaggcagggatgtgcaaaccggtttgaatttgaactggttcgaatttgaaccggttggttcgatggttcgaatttgaacgaAACCAGCCATCAgatttgagctgcaggttcaaatttgaactaaactgggcggtgggggggggttgatttgaagggccacccctttccctctgacatgaagctatacatttgctggaatcctcatgattccctatgaggaattcaaaaatctttttaaaattcaccaataatcggaggagtgtccgattgccttgggattttgtgggtggtaggaaaccctgggtgcctactacccaacccacttttgtggccctaggtgcTCCTCCATaggagataatgggctggttcaagtcccattatactctatgagaaaaataattaaaaatatttcaaatattcattaaaaatcataggagtgtacAGTTACTTCAGGGTTTGTGcagttgttggcacccatgggtgctccacaatagagaataatgggctggttcgagtcccattataccctatgagaaaaaaatataaataaatttcaaaaattcataagaaatcgtacgagtgtctgattgctttggtgtttgggtggtctgtacccatgggtgccagctaccacaccACCCACTTTAGAGGTTCAaaacggttcaaattcaaaccaaacctggCGGGGAgtgttcgagcaaaaccaaagcTGAATGTCCCCCTTCcagttcgaacctggttcgaattcgaactgaaccgggcaaaccggttttgtgcatatccctacaagGAGGGGCCTAGTCAACcaatgctgctgtttggggctaccgaggccattggcagaggggggcaggcaagcaagggatggtcaactgctgctgctgctcctgtggggagaaggaggagtggggctcgggtgagggcaGGGAGGTCTCTGagttgaggggggctgtggcagggggtgaggggagcaatcaagtactagcacacagatgctctccgtgggttaagctagtattccTTATTTTAGACAAAAGGAAGCCCCAGCAAAACTTTTTCAGAAGCTTCATATCCTATCTACATTTAAACTTATTTTGCCTACAGATATCCATTTTGATATCAGCGACTAAATGTTTAGGGAGACTGCAGTGCTTCCCCCACTTCTTCTGGACAATGCCCTTTACAATTTTTATTTATAACCATTCTCTTATTGCAGAAACTGGCCTGCTTCGCCTACATAAACGCCAGCACAGACTTAGTACTCTGTGGACTCCTATCGCCAGACATTGGCCATTTGGGAGACATTTGAGTAAGATATATTTTATCCATTTCCTGCAGTTGTCCAGGGTTGCTAAAATAATGATAATGTTTCTGATGGCCTTTGTGGTGAACCATGAAAAATTAAGATGAAATTGGATTCTGTATCTCTGGAGGCACCCAAACAAAAGCATCTGATTCTAGCAAGCAGTGTCTTGGGAAGAATAAACTCACTATAGGACCCATGCAGATATGAAAACTTCAACATAGCCTACATCAGAAAGACTGTATTTACATCATTACATTTCATTTATTGTACACAGCTTTGAGTCTCTGAGAAAAGCAAAGTTAAAATgtttgaaatgaaataaaatagaagTACATGTTAACTGAGAACAGCTTGAGAATAAACACAGAAGTAtatgggggaggaggggaaacaaACATCCAAAGCTACCTCTAATGTTTATGGATATTATATTCTTGGTACTCACCAATGGCTCCTAGACTGACCAATGCATTCTGCCGTGGGTTGATGTTCTTGTCATATGGCCGATTACCATACATGTGAGCAGCACTGTTGACCAGCCAAGCAACATTGAGAGAAATGGTATAGCGGAGAATTGATGCAAGAAAGTATGAATTCCACAAGCTCTCCCCCCAGAAGTACCAAGGCACAAGAGTAGGAATGACAAAACACATCAGCACTACTGAAACTTTATAGTACCTGTgaagaaagaaaaggggtgaCTAGTTTTCATCACACCAGacaatttttttgttgttgtaagatCTTTTTCAGAATCTGAGATGTCTATTCAACATGGCAATGGAATCATTGAAAAATTGTATGAGcccttaggaggagagctggtcttgtggtagcaagcatgaattatccccttagctaagaaagGTCTGCCCAAATcgcgcagattggtgagcgggaagtcaatatttacttaattagatgtaacaggattgttaagatattgtaaaaaccaataaaaaaattaaaaagcaaaaaagaagaagggtctgccctggttgcatatgaatgggagactacatgtgagcactgtaagatattccccttaggggatggagctgctctgagaagagcatctaggttccaagttccctccctggcatctccaagataggactgagagagattcctgcctgcaaccttggagaagctgctgctagtctggtagataatactgagctagatggaccaatggtctgactcagtttatgacagcttcctatgtactgatGTTATTATTAGGTCCAGTAATAGTGTTTCTGAAAAGGATAAAAGGACAAACCTTTGTAAACTGGCTAACCCAACAAGTTGCTTTACTTCTGGAAAGAAACAAAGAAGGTTGCATGCTGTCGTGGTCAAAGATCTAGACAGATTTGGGAATCTCTTCATTAGATAAGAGGCCCGAGGTCACAGGGCTTGTGAGGACCTCAGCCCTAAACCATCCCAGGAAACAGCCACTGGGAAATATATTTTCTATGGATTCTACCACTGAGAGAAGGCAGAATCACCTCTGAAGATTCCACTCTCCCCATCACCAACTCCAAGAAATCCTTTCCTTCCAGCATCCTCAGATATTCAGGACTCTTCCCCAGACCCTTACAGtccccagcatcctgttttcactGCCACATCATACTCAGGTGCCATAATGGTACACCAAGACCTTCTATCATAATGGTACACCAAGACCTTCAATTTAGTGCCAGAGTGATACCACTGACTGTTTACTTACATTCCCAGAGAGCTGGAGCTACACCACTCTCTGCAGCAGTAAATCAAAGCTCTGTAGCTCCTGACCACTGCTGGAGTAATACTTGCTTCCTAGCGATCTGCACCCAGCTCTCCTGCGATCTGTCCATGGTTCTGGTGCCTTGCCTGCCATTCTGGCTCTCCTGcgatctgtccatggtcctgcCTGCCACTCCAGATTCCTGACCTGAACACTGTTTCAGTCaagtttcctgtctttcaaaacCCAAATTCAACTATTTCCTGAACTGAAGCTTCCTCCCACCATGGACTTCGTTATCTTTTCAGTCTTCACAACAGCACTGTGAGTGTGTCGCTGTTATTTCCATTTGATAAACAGGATGGCCTAATTCTGTGCTGCCATTTTAACTGCTGTGCTGGAAGTGGGGGCAAACAAGACAGCCACTCCTACACTGCAAATTCTCTTGTCAGGTGCAACCATGTAGAAACTTCCTTCAGTTTAACTGAATTAGATAACGTGCCTTACCCAGTGCTACCTAATGCACTCCCAGATATGGACCCACTGGTCTACATCCAGTACTGTGGGCGTTTTCACAATGGGCTTGAAAACCACCTTAATGATTAACTGTAAATCTATGGTGATATCACCATCATGTCAGCTGGTACCAGGGAGACTTCAGAAGATCGCCACCATGCCCACCATCTAGTGTGGTTAAAGCTCACTGGTAACCAGTactggatttaggcacaaaccaagtaagctacagcttagggcctcccATTATGTGGGGcttctaattgtttttaaatgactcaATTTCAAgtttgtattttcatttaaaggtatttctaatgcaaataggttCATTACAAGACAATTGGTTATTgtttagattattagttttttgttgcatctttACCAAGAAAAAAGTAAAGCAAGTGGCTGAATGGTGCTTTTAGGGCTTTGGATCACATTAGTTCTTTTGTTAGTTACCTGAGCACCAGTTCATGACATGTGTCATTAGGGAACATCCATCATTAAATTCTTACTCTTGACTCCCCAACTCAATGCTGCTGCAAAACTGTTGTGTCTCTCCAAGTTGCCATTAGCTGCACTCAGCCATTTGGAACGTAATGTGTTGTTGCACAGTTATTTATGCTGATTCGTTCAGAGCAACATCACTTAAAGTAATTGTAATTTGCCAGAATTGTGTCAGCAAGTGCAGATTTCTTCTTCATTAATGCAAATGCTTagagagcatttaaaaaacattctGCAGCAGAAAGGTAGCAAGCATTTTTCCTGTTTAAAAAAGTGTTGCTCAGTGAAGATATCAGGGGAAATTGTGGCTACAACTATAGCAATCCTTTCCCAAgaaagaagctgccttatcccaagttaGAAAACTGGTGCAGCCAAGTCAGCGCTGTCTACATTGATTGACAGGggctctccaaaatttcaggtGGGTCTTTTCCAGCTCAACCTAGaaacgccagggattgaacctgagaccttagatacaaaacagatgctcttccactgagccacaaTCCTCCCGAGGGGTGACGTTGATTACGTGTGAGCATTACACCAGGTAGGGGTGGAGCAGATGATCTTCAAGGTGGCTTCCATCTATACCATTCTATGTGGATGGTATTGGTTACCATTTGTGTATTTGTATCTAACCTCGATCATAATTCTGGTATTGGCAGAATATAATCCCAGGCCGAGCATCCTACACATTTAGGCAACCCCAGTCAAAAATTATGGAGTTTTCTGAAGAGCGTTTGAGCACGCTGGTCTATAATGCAACATCTCACAAGTTTAGGACTGTGCTGTCAGCTTTCCAATCAACAGCTCTATGCAAAATCCACAGTGCAGTCAGCAATGCACCACAGGAACCACACAGATCACGTTTGCTGGGTTGCCCATCACCTTTGTGGGTCTGAGTTGCGAAAAACTCCATAACTCACTAAGCTGAGGGTGGGGCTGTGGCccagtggaacagcatctgctttgtatgcaggaggtcccaggtgcaacccctggcatctccaggtagggctgggagacactcctgcctggaaccttggagagcccctgccagtcattgtgaacaatactgagctagagtcttgcctcagtataaggcagcttcctatgttcctataaagaaTAAACtgtaaagctgctgccaatctgtgtggcCGGcgcaacataaggcccggggggcCAGATTCAGCCTGCAGgggctattttactggcccccaggtatcctgcagcaacacaagagctgtgttatagcaccatcctatgcatgttttctcataaatatgttccatggtgttcccatcgaggcttactcccatgtatgcatgcctaggattgcagcctgaatgcAATGACAgtttagggagaagagaggatttggcatttgtttggggctgacatgcactccagggaccccactgactgagcagggacaggacctgttttctggccactatcctaggttgaaactatgggtccattgacaaggGGATaggtccacaagtaactaataatatgtttaattttaatgcaatgtGCTAAAAGTTGACtttggcccctgcacgccaagttgtgagTGGTTCCGGCCCagcagggcatttgagttgtgcagccctggtgtagacaatactgagctagatggaccaagggtctgactcagtagaaggcagcttcctatgttcctatgcaaccTCTTCACAAAGCAGACATTTTTGTCAAGACTGAAGAATGCTAAAATGGTCTGGCCCTTGCCTTCTTCTCTTGCTAAGGTTTCCCCAACTTCACTCACTTTCTTTGAAACCGCACAACAGGGTCATCCAGGAGGTCACTGAAGTccaacttccttcctttctcgATGACATCTCGATGCTTCCGGACAAACAGCCAGCCAATGTGGGAGAAAAAGAAGCCACGCTGGGCATTGTGGGGGTCGGCATCTGTCTCCGAGTACTTGTGATGCACTCGATGGTCCCGGCACCATTCAAAGAtatcattctgcacagagaacAGCAGGAGAATTCAGTTCTGCATCACTATGGGAGCTCTGAATCCCTGCTTCATAGCCCCAATGGCTATTTCAAACTACAAATGTAGTTGACTATAAGAAAAAGCAACCATTTATGTCAAAGGGTATCAGAAATAGCAGCTTgccattttcccactgaaaattgcCTCCTCCAGCCAATTCCCTGCTGCAGGGATGCAGATGTATGTTTTTGAGGTAAAGAACCCTGTGGGGAACTTTCTGcggaaaagcagtgggaaggggaagaggTAAACATCCCCATCCCCTTCATTGAATGAGGACTTTCATTTGCAATGGACCAGCACAGATTTAACAATAATATTCAGCATTTGTATACAGCTTGTTGAATGTATAAAGTGCTTCACAGGTGTGATCTTGATGTAATCCttccaacaaccctgtaaggtaagtattaccatccccatattgcagctttTAAGCTGAGCCTGAGAGGGACTGGTTGCCTGAAGCCAACttctgagttcatggcagaggccaAGTTGGAACCGGGGAGGTCCCAATTTGCAGTTCAGGCTCACAGTCTCTACACAAAAGCCCAATGCAGACACAaggctgtacatgcattcaggtcTCTGGatgcatgcttttgtgtgaatgactgcacatgtgttcatttaaaaagcagaCTTGGGTACAAAGCCTCTCAAATGCAGGTTCAGATAGAAAATGTActactgctgtatgtgcattcagtagAATGTGTGAATAACCATACAGCATACAGAGCGGTACACATGTACAcggaagccctattcacactttatttgtttatttattatatttttctgCTGCCCAGTCTGCTagctctggatggtttacaataaataaaacataacaatCATAGACTTCAAAAAGATTATTCTCCAATGCGTTTATGAAATGAACCCAAAGACATAATAATCATAGACTTcaaaaagaatattctccaatgcatatagtagaatggatagaataattctctgcAATATTCTCTTCAGTTCTAATAAAACCAGTAAAATAATCAGaaactaaaacaatataaaacacttccaccccccccccccacagaaagccagactaaaaaagtAAGTCTTACgggttctcttgaaggccagtcATGTTGTTCAATGCATGCATCCAATGTGTGTGCATAATTATGTTCAACGCATGTACAGTAGAACACTTCTgatctgcatttgaggggcctagccccaggttcacttttaaagtgaacgcatgcacagtcattcatacaaaaacatgtacctgtgtccAGACACTAGTATGCACATACCACAAAATGTTTGAGTAGCATTAGACTGTACGTGCATTTAACAAAACAACATGTGACTAGGACTAAACAGAACCTTCAATGTCATAGGAGGACACCAagtgtttttttgcggggggggggcttcacccACTCAACTGTCAGTCATCAAGGGTACCATAGGGAAATCAAGTGACGCTCATGCACATGCGAGTCACCCCCGAGCCAACCTGAAATGCCATAGAATTGGCTGCAGCCAGGAATATCCGCAAAGGCAGCTTGGCTTTGTAGGATCGGTGACTCCACAGGCGGTGGGCACCGGCCGTCACCCCCAAGGCCGTCATGACGAAACACAAATACGCTGAAAGACAGGAAGGAAAAAGGCAATGTATAGGTTTACATATGTTCAGTAACGTCTTTTATGATTAAAATATAGCTCATGAGTTCACTGGTGCAATTGCATGCAGGATCTTTTATGGTTATGGTTAATAAtatctgttggcctttcgtaaggcatgtaagactgaaatgttccgccgggtgttcggtcgctgagatagctggtcgtagagtggtcttgtagcaatagcaatagcaatagcacttacatttatataccgctctatagccggagctctctaagcggtttacaatgattttagcatattgcccccaacattctgggtactcattttaccgaccttggaaggatggaaggctgagtcaaccttgagcccctggtcaggatcgaacttgtaaccttctggttacagggcggcagttttaccactgcgccaccatggaagctgccagaattatttcaaaggaattgggcagagggctgatttttaaagatgtaatggagtttgcacatctgtaaagttcttccccatagagacagatggacctccataattcctgccccataactgcacttggggggcaccagggtggcccagagcgagtggtggtgtagagcacatagggtgccaactacccccatgggttgctaacctatggggtactgggttctgttgtttctgagatgtttgagtgtagattcagattctctggtagcatatgagagtggattcatggtttgtcattgaaaatttcatatgctaccagagaatctatactcagaacacctcagaaacaacagaacccagcaccccatgggttagcaacctatgggggtggttggcaccctgtgtgcactacaccaccactcgctcctggctaccccagtgccccccaggtggagttatgggtcttctgaaacctccattattccgggggggggaaaaccttaaagaagcgtaaacttcaacaattcctaagaaatcagccctttgccccattcctttggaatctgggttgtggcaggcaccccttggggcactgccacccaacccactgttttgcccctcaggccccctttctgccccaaatctgccccatagacatgtcaacttcaga carries:
- the SCD5 gene encoding stearoyl-CoA desaturase 5 — encoded protein: MSDQGVNGVMDEERKMTSCDGREDGSLGPVAERNEGRVGQYRQEIVWRNVILMTLLHVGAVYSLSLIPKAHLLTLVWAYLCFVMTALGVTAGAHRLWSHRSYKAKLPLRIFLAAANSMAFQNDIFEWCRDHRVHHKYSETDADPHNAQRGFFFSHIGWLFVRKHRDVIEKGRKLDFSDLLDDPVVRFQRKYYKVSVVLMCFVIPTLVPWYFWGESLWNSYFLASILRYTISLNVAWLVNSAAHMYGNRPYDKNINPRQNALVSLGAIGEGFHNYHHTFPFDYSASELGLKFNPTTWFIDFMFWLGLVTDRKHAPREMIHARKERTGDGSS